A stretch of DNA from Halobacillus litoralis:
TACCAACTCCCATCATTATTAACAACCGACCGTTCGGTTCATAACTTGAAATTCCAAAAGCGCATCTATTGTTAGATTTTTCAGAAATAAGAACTTTAGACCTATTATCAATGATCAAATAAAGTGTTAAAAATAATATAAGAATAACCTCTTTGATGGAGATTTATAAGGAGGGATGTCTCTTTTTAAATATGAAACACCATTAAAAAATCATTTACTCATTGATTCTTAATGACTACAGCAAGGATCCACGCACCATTCAATCAATCTCATTTTTTGCCATCACATGACCGACCGTTCGGAAACCTAACACATTATGTTCCTCTCATCATGTAATCCTTTATAATGAAAGATAGAACAATCAATATTTACTGGGGGGAACTTATGAAAACAAAACAAGCGATCATTCAGAATGCTCTTCAATTCTTTGCTGTCCATGGTTACCAAGGGGCTTCGATGGCTCTCATTGCAAAAGAATCACAGATTACTAAATCATCCATCTATAGTTATTTCAACAGCAAGGAAGATTTGTATCTTGCCGTGTTAGATCACTTATTGGAATTCCACTACGAGTATTGGGACCGAAGGAAAAAAAGCATTAGAAAAACGAATACAAAGAAAGCCTTATCCGATATTTTATATACGGCCTATACGACTTCCAATAAAGAAAAGTTCATCTCTATTTTTTGGCAGACGGCTCTTATCGTTCCACCGATCGACTTGAAAGATATCATTGATGACAAGCTAAAACTTGCCAAAAAGGTTGTGGTCACCTACTTGGAAAGCATTTTTCAAATGGGGATAGAGACAGAACAAATCGCACCTGAGCATGAACCATTTTACCTTGCAAGTGCCTATTACTGTTTGTTGGAAGGGGCCACTCTGTCTCACGTTTATGACGCAGTACCAGAAAAGGAACAGTTGCTTCAAACCATATTCGACACATTTTGGAGAGGTCTGGAACCCACTAATACGAACTCTAACTTGACAACCAAATGAATCAAAGCTTGAAATGACAGGAATATTGCGGTTGTCTCAGGAGGCTATAGAATGAAAAATAATAAAGAGCAAATGGATTCACATCTGCTCTATTTATACTCACCTCCAATAAAAAAATTGTTATGTAAACTGAAAAAGCACCACGAAGAATCTTATGAACATTCCATTATGACCACAACGATGTATTATGATTTTTGTAGATTCTCTTCATTAAATGAATGCTTAACCATTAAATTCTTACGCTCCGTCCTTATGAGGGATATTGGAAATCTGTTGCTTCCTCCCTCCATGTTAGATCATCAACATGCATTAACACGATATGACTCGACCCTAATAAAAAAGCATCCCGAATATAGTTTAAACATCGTCTCTCAGTACCCGGAAATTGATATAGATCCACGATTAATCCTTCATCATCACGAAAACATAAATGGAACGGGCTATCCCACTCAGCTTACACATCACAGCATTCCCGATTCAGCAAAAATTGTACGAATTATCGATGCCTATACAAATATGTCTTCCATGAATACCCATACATCCAATTTCACTTATGTGCAGTATCTTTCAAACCTAAAGAGCTATGTAAACATTCATTTTGATTCAGAATATCTATCATTATTTTCGCTCTTTATAGAAAACCAATCTCAAACGGAACAAAGAGATCACTCTTTTGTTAATTAAAGGATACCCATAATCATTCCTGAAGGAGGAAAGTTGAGGGTGAGAGAGTTAAGCGACCAAATGCTAAGAAAAACTTATATTCAAGCCCAAAAACTTGAACTTCGCCCTGATTTCATTGAACTACTAAATCAAGAAATACTCAGAAGGAAGCTGAGCTGTTACGATAGAACATCCCTTCTTGGGGGGAGTGATTCTTCTTCAGAATCACAAAAAAATAATGTCTAAGAGCTTAGCCCGGTGGACGTGTTTTAGAAAAAGGATCAATGGAATTTAGAAGTCATCTTTCTATAGAAGCACAGTAAACCATTCGGTACATCTTAATTTATAAGGACTGATTCATTAATTTAAGGCATAGCAAAGAAAGCCATCCTTTTAGAATGACCATTCCTTTTCTTCAGGAATAGAATTCGTTCCTGGCATTCAGTCCGTTGCATCTTCAGCATGCGGGGCAGGCCATCCATACATCCAGCACTCAAGAGAGATCAGGCCTTCCCCGCTAAATACTAATCCCTGGTGATTCCATGACTCGAACCAATCAACACTTCTTTCCCTTTTTGATTGCGATAAACAGACTTCATTTCCACTTTCTTATGCCCTTCCGCCTGAAAAACCTTTTCCAAGGTCACTTCACAGGTAATCGTATCCCCAGTAAAAACAGGGCGTAAAAATTCACTGACCATATCTCTTGCAATGTAGTGTAAATCCCCACCGATCTTCGTTCCAATCGTCGCCGTTAATAGGCCTTGAACCATCAGCCTTCCCTCGTCATCCGGTTCCACATGATGTCTCCCCTGATCACCGGAAATCCGGCCGAACTCCAATACCTCCTCATTCGTAAACGTGCGCTTCCACGTGTACACATCTCCTGTTTTCATCGACCTCTCCCCTTACATGATTGATAGAAATCCTCATTCTTATTGCGACATCTTACGTCGCTAAGTTTTTTTCAAAATGGAAACGCTGGCCATCATCTGAAACAAGGTGATAGCCATTGGATGTATAAAGCCGTACAGCACTTTCCCATGAGTTGTTCGTCTCCAATACAAGCCTCTCATACTTGCTGGATCGAGCCGCATCTTCAAGCTTCGTAAGCATCCTTTGAGCGATGCCCCTTCTTCGATAGGCACCCTTCACCGGCATCCGTTCAATTCTCCCTACCCGATGACCTTCTTTCGTAACGGCTCCCGTCGCTACAAGCTCACCATCATCAAGAGCAACAAAGAATACATGACCTTCCTTACTATAGGTGCCCATCATATCTTTTAAGTCGGGGTTCAGAGAATGATCGATAAAACCGAAGCGCTCCAAAAACCCGGCCAAAATGAGATTTCTGGCTTCGTCCTCCACCGCTTTATGTAAGGGCAGGATGTCCAGTGTTAAAACCTGCTCGTTTCCCTCTTTTCCCAAAGCTCCTCTCCTCCTTTTCCCAAGCCCGCTTCTTTCTTAAAAATTCTCTAACTCGGCGAGGTAGATATACAGACGCTTTTCGATTTGTTCTTTCGTTCCAAACCGGATGATCTGCTCTTGTGTCAACCTATCTTCCTGAAGCAATTCAAAATGAGTATGAGCCATCGTCACAAGCTTCAGGAACACTTCAATATGTAAATCCGTCTGCTTCTGTATTGAACCTTGCGCATATCCATCTATAAATCCATCTGCATGAGCTCTCAACAGAGGGGCGTGGCGATGATAGTTTCCTTTTGCATATCTCCTGGTATCGTAGACCGTTTGGAAAAAGGTATGATAATTAAACACATGGTTAGCGGCCAGCGAAGTCCCTGTGTAAAGGATTGGAAAAGGGTCGATCATTTTCACACCGCTTTTTGTGAAGATCAAATTCTCAGGTGAAGTGTCCTGATTGGTCAGGATCCGCTTTTCATGGTCGATGGACCGGTTGGGGATTAATTTCTTTCCGGTGGCAGCTACTTTTTCTTTATTGAATGCATAAGCACTTGAAAGAAGGACTTGAAGTTCTCCTTCATACTCTTCTCTCTCTTCGACGATACACGCGCTCAGATCCATGTCGAGACCGCCTTTCAGTTCCCCGTTTTCTCCGATTTCCAAATATCCGATTCCTTCATAAGGAGGATCGATTTCTTCAAGGGCGCGGAAGAACTCCCCCATCTCCCTTCCATATTGCCTCGATTGTGGTTGTGTCTGTCCTTCCAGTCCCAGTGTTGCACCCACATAAGTTTCAATCGTGTAGGTAAGATCTTCATTAATAAAATAATTGAAGTGTTCAGGGCACATGCCTTTCTGCGCCTGGTTCGCTGTCTTGTAAAAGGCTTCGGTAGAGCCATATTCCGCCATCAATTGATCCCGGTTGAAGTCGACGGCTTGATCATACGCAAACTTCTTAGGAATTCGAAGGACAAGCTGATCACTCTCGATTAAGTAAGCATAGTGCCAGGCACCTTCCCCCAAGCGTTTGATATCCGATTCTCCGGCTAATAGGTTTACCCTTTCGTTTTCCAGCGCACGGTTGATTTGTTCTAATTCTGTGATTGACTGTTTCGTCAAGAATTCCATGGTTTTATCTCCTTTTCATCACGTTCGTAAATGTGTTGATTTATTGAATTGTAGATTTGGTGGATCTCCCCCCTTTTTTGTTACCAAATCTTGTTTAAAGTCGTTAGTCCTTCAATATTTTAACATATAATTCCTAATTGTCTGAATAAAACAGAGCCCTTCCATATGGAAGACTTCTTCACTTTGACTCATCTGCTTATAAACGTTATACTAGAAAAACTCTTGAGACTTCGGTACTCATTTGAAATAAGTGATCAGGAGTGAGCGTATGTCAGAAATTAAGGTGGGGCAGTCCATCCAGGAAAGATGCACGAGCTGCTACCACAATGTTCTTAAAGTTATTAAAGTGGTCCCTAAAGAATTTGAAGATAAAACGGCTTATGTTGTTTGGACGCAGTGTCCGGAATGTGGAAACAATGATCATCAACTGACTCAAAGAGACGCATAGAGAACAGGCGATTTTTTCAGGAGCCTGCCATAAATATCGAGCCAACCGTAAAAGGACTTCCTTATTCAGGAAGTCCTTTTAGTTTTATCCATAGAGAAAACGCTGCCATCCGATTATTTTCTAAGAATATCGAAAAGTCTATTGTCCCCTGAGGAGATTCTTGTTAGGATTATCTTTATTCCTTTAAAGCAAACCATTACATCAAGAAAGGAACGAACCTATGAAACAAAAAAACTCATTCTCTACGTATGCCGTTATCGGGACGATGCTTTTCGGGCTCTTCTTCGGTGCGGGCAATTTAATCTTCCCCATTCAACTGGGCCAAATGGCAGGAACCTCATTCTGGCCGGCATTGATCGGGTTTCTTGTAACAGCGATTGCTCTACCTTTAATGGGAATCCTCGCGATTGTATTGTCTGGTAGTCAAGGCTTGAATGACCTGGCAGGCCGGATCCATCCGTTATTCGGAATCTCTTTCGCTGTCATTCTCTATTTGACGATTGGTCCTTTTTTCGCGATCCCGCGAACAGCAACCGTTCCTTTCGTCGTCGGATTTGAACCCTTCATCCAACCCGAACAGACCCAATTGTGGCTTGCGGTGTTCAGTTTTGTATTTTTTGCACTCGTCTATTATTTTTCCCTGAACTCAGCCAAAGTCATGGATATTATCGGAAAATACTTAACGCCGACATTTTTGCTGTTTTTATCCATTCTCATCATTACCGCCATCGTCAAACCGATGGGTAATTTCGGAGCGCCGACCGGTGATTATGCCTCGGCCCCTTTCATGACAGGATTCACGGAAGGTTATAATACGATGGATGCCCTTGGTGGACTGGCACTCGGGATTGTGGTGATCACCGCGATCCGTCACATGGGAATTACCGATACGAAGGCGATTGCCCAAACGACATGGAAATCAGGAATCTTCGCCATGGTGCTTATGATGCTTATTTACGGTCTCATTGCCTACATGGGAGCTTCAAGCGTAGCTGTCGTCGGAAACCTGGAAAATGGCGGTCTTACTTTTGCCGCGGTTGCTGAGCATTTCTTCGGTCCGTATGGCGCGATTTTACTCGCCATCATCATTGTCCTTGCGTGTTTGAAAACAAGTATCGGACTGATTATCGCCTGCAGTGAATTTTTCCATACGATCTATCCGAAAATCAGCTATAAGACATTCGTGCTGATTCTTTCCTTGATGTCGTTCATGATCGCGAACTTCGGTCTGACGAACATCATCCAGTATGCGATCCCTGTACTGATGTTCTTGTATCCAATGGCGATTGTGCTGATTCTGCTCGGACTCAGTTCCAAACTGTTCAATCATAAACGTACAGTCTATGCCGGAGCAATGATGCTGACCGTTTTCGTCAGTACCATCGATGGCTACAACGCGCTTCTAGGAACGATCCCTGGTGCAGCCAATCCGTTGCTGGAATCGGTAAGTGAATTCTATAGTATGTACCTCCCGCTTTACGAAATCGGACTAGGCTGGATGCTGCCCGCATTGATCGGTGCCGTCCTCGGCTATTTTTGGAGAGAAGGAAAACGCACAGAGTCTCCTGTGCTCGCTCATTCAGGATACTGAACATCTTGATCCAGCACGCAAACGACCAAATCTTCGGGTTTGGTCGTTTTTATTTCAAATATCCCTCTATCCGAGATGTCCCACATAAATAAATTTTTATAACATCCTCTCCTTCCCACCTTACTTTTGGTAAGGATCATTTATATAAAAAATAGAAAAGGCCCAGGAGCCTTTTGCTCTGGACCTTTCCATCTTCACTTAATTTTTATTCTTACCTTTAGCTGTTTTCTTATCATTATGGAAGAAGATTTTCACTTTTTTCGTTTCGTCTACAGGTACGTTGACAAACGTCGTTCCATTTTCTTCATCATAATAGTAAGTGTTTTCGTTATTCTTCACTTCATCTTCAGAATCTACTTCTTTATACTTCGTAGAAGCAGCCTGGACTTTTCTCGGCATATTTTCATTGTTTAATTTCAATGTGTATGTTTCAAGAGCTGAATCATAATTGGAGACTTCTTGATTAGATGTGAATTCTACATGCTTTCCTTTACGCTTTACATGAAAAGCGGTTTGATTAAATTCACCATTCTTGTAATCTTCCGTCTCTCCATCGTCTTCAATGAAAGTATAAGTAGACTCGTCATCAAGATAAGTATCAAGAATCAAGTTCTCCAGAGGCTTCTCACCTGTATGTTTTTGCACATTACGATGAGGAACGATATCTCCTTTTTTAACGTACAGAGGAAGCGTGCCAAGGTCAGCTTCTCGATTGATCGTCTGTCCACCTTCATGTTCTTCTCCAGTCCAATAATCGACCCACGTTTCTCCTTCAGGAAGATAGACGTCTCTTGATGTCGCGCCCTCTTCTACAACAGGAGCTATCATGAGAGAGGATCCGAACATGAACTGCTGGTTGATGTCATACGTGTTTTCATCTTCATGGAACTGATAGACCAGCGGCTGTTGGACAGGCGTGCCATTTTCACTGGCTTCAACGAAGGCATTATACAAGTATGGCATCAGCTTGTAACGCTGCTCAATATATTTCTTACTGATGGCTTCTACTTCTTCGCCATACTGCCATGGTTCCTGCCCTGGAATATCCTTCGCATCCGGATCGAAGGCTACCGTACTACCGTTATCGGCATGAATACGGGAGAAAGGAACAAAGACTCCGAATTCAATCCAACGAGCGAAAAGTTCAGGGCTCGGACGCTTGGCGAATCCTCCAATATCATTTCCGACAAATGGTACACCGGATAAACCGACATTGTTATTCATCGGAATAGCTAAACGCATGGATTCCCAGGAGCTTTCGTTATCACCTGTCCATAGTGTGCTGTAGCGTTGAGATCCCGCGTACATATCACGTGTAAGAACAAACGGCCGTTTGTTGGGTTTTAAAATATCGAAGGCTTTGTCTGAGGACATCGCTTCGTAATGAGCAAACATGTTGTGGAATTCGGAGTGCAGCATGTCTCCGTATTGTACATCCAGAGGTTGAGTTTTTGTAGGTGTGTCAAATACAGCAGGTTCATTCATGTCGTTCCAAATGCCATCGACCCCTGCATCAAAGATACGACGGTGGCTCTCCGCCCACCAATCACGGACATTTTCCTTAGCAAAGTCAGGGAAGACAGAATCTCCAGGCCACACTTCTCCAACATAAGGGGAGCCGTCCGGATTCTTAGCCCAATATTCATTCGTTGTACCTTCATCGTACATGTAGTAACCTTCATCCACTTTAATACCAGGGTCACTGACCGCAACAGAACTCACACCTTTATCCTCAAGCCACTGGTTGAAAGCGGCAGGATCTTCAGTGAAGTCTTCTCCCCAAGTGAAATTGCGGTAACCATCCATGTGGTCGATATCCAAGTGTACCCCATCAAGTGGGATATCTTTTTCACGGTACTTCTCTACAATTCCTTTGATCTCATCCGCTGTTTCGTATCCCCATTTACTCTGGTGAAGTCCAATCGACCATTTCGGAGGTCGCTGCATCGTCCCTGTGAGCTGACTGTAGCGCGTCAACACATCCTGGATTTCCGGTCCATAGGCGAAATAGTAGGATAGTTGACCGTCATTGGCGTAAAAGTAGTAGTAATCATCGCTCTCACTAGCCATCTCATAATACGAGCGATGACTATTATCAAAAAAGATTCCATACGCTTTCTCATCTTTGAGCCCGATAAAAAACGGAATCGTCGTATATAAGTATTTTGTATCTTCTTTATAATTATAAGCATCATTATTCCACATACCCATGCTGTCTCCACGGCGGTTCAGGTCACCCGCCTGCTCTCCAAAACCATAGAAAGCTTCTTCGTTCGATGTGTCTTTAAACACATATGGTTTTCCTTCTTCATAACCTGCACCATATTCCTGGTTGTCCTGGTTGATGACATTTCCTTCACTATCCAGGAACTTGATGCCAAACGGCTTCTTACTAATTTTCACGGTGATCTCATCAGTAGAAACAGAAATGGTCTCATCATCTTCTTCCATTTCAAAATTTGGAGTATCCCAATCGTTTTCTGTAATCGCAGCCGTTTCTTTTTCCTCTTCTCCCTGCTTCAAGATCGAAATTTTAGCTACGTCATCAGTCTTAAGCTTGATGTGAGCCTTATAGTTATCGGATAAAACAATCTTCACACCATCTTCAACTGTTTCCACCGATTGAACCATAAGCTTTTGCTGCATGGCCGCCGCCTTGTCCAACTCTTTCTCCGGGTAGGTATCCGCTACCGCTTGTACATTGGATTCCGGAATGACAGCCGGAAGTAGAAGTGTTGTCGCTACCGTCACCGTAGCTAAACTTCTGCCCACATTTTTCGTTCGCTGTTTCTTCTTCAAAGCAATCACCTCGTTTTTGTTTTTGTGGCATAACATCCACATTTCAAGCTTATTTCATTGTCTGAATAATTAGCAAACGATATCAGAGGCGGGTTTTTGTAGGTCATAAGGAGGGAATATCAGATTTTTTTCAGTGTCACAGCGCCTTTTCCCTCTGTTTTAATGAGTTAAAAAACTAAGCGGAAGGTAGGTAGGCGTTTACACTGTATTTACATAAGTCAAGACTTTTTAAGGATCGACCTTCTCTTTCCGGTAAATAAACACCCATGCCTAAAAGCGGGTGAAACTCCCATAATTAGTATGTAAATATAAAGTTAAGTAACATAATTGAAATAAAACCTTTGTATGAAAACGCTATCTTACTCTTCACCTTACTTTTTTTATTTTTCCGATCTTACTTTTCGTGTGAAAAGACCAAATTTATCCACATTTAAGGTGAACCAATAATTCGGATCGAAAACTTTAGACTGCATGCTTGAACATTATCCTTCTCTCTTATGAATACGATAGGTACAAGGACAGATGTTTCACTTCGCAAAGGAGGAACCGTATGATCCAGGTATCCGGGATGCCCTTTCAACCAGGTGATTCGTGGAAAGCAGATACAACGGAAACGACGATCATAGAAGCCTTACAAAAGACTCCAAATCTCTACTCTTTTTCATCAGAAAAGGAACTCATGTTTGAAGTTAAAAGCAGAAAGAACATCATTGTCAGCGCAAAAGAAATGGACGAAGGAGAATCAACATTTGCCACTTTTCGTACGGCGCGCTGCAATCCTGAATATTGGCAACTGACGACTGCCGGCGGATTTTTGCTGAGACGGCAGGTTTCCCCTGCTGATGCCATCCGTGATATTTTCAAAAACAGTGCTCAATATAAATTCGAGTGTGCGACCGCTTGTGTCATCAACTATTATCACGGTCTCCTCAAAACGATGGGCACCTCTTCCTTCAACACTCTCTTTCCAAACCTTTACTTATATAGCTGGCACACCGATGATGACCTCGGCTTGTACTCCTTTTTCGCCAATCATTATATTCCGGGGGATGTCGTGTATTTCAACAATCCTGATGTGGGCCCGAGTACTCCATGGTTCAGAGGTGTGAACGCAATCGCCCTCGGTGATGATGTATTCTTCGGGCATGGGTTCAGTATCCGGACAGAAGGAAAGATGATTGAAGGTTTGAATACAAAAAGAAGACCCGACAGCCAGCAATCCGCTTATTTATCAGGCCTGATCACCCGCCCTTCCTTACAGTCATTAGCCAGGTTCTCAGCTGGACGGACGATTCATAAAACAAGGCCGTTCCTTGTCCACCACAATAAGACTTCCGTGTCCTTCAGGCAGTATTTATATGAGTTAATCTATAAACCCAAGTATTGAATTCATGGTTGGTCACCTGGAACAGCCCTTCATTATAAGCTTTCCATGATGAACACTCCCCACGGGTAAAAATGCCTACTTTAAACGTGGAATGTATCTTTTGTGTCATGGTTTATTTTTTTAGAAGTCGGGTATAAGTGAATAACTACTTTTGACCCAGTATTTTATTTATGAATAAATATAAATAACTATTAGCAATGTGTTCCATGAGAGGGGAAGATGGCTTTGATTACCTGACTCGGAACTACACCTTTTACTTGCACCGTTCAATTAGCAGAAGTGTCCATACCCCCGGGGAAGTGCCCCCCTGAGCGTGAATCCATTAAGATGAACCACCTCTTTCGTACACCCGTGACATGCACCCATTTTTAAGGTTGACGGGCTCAACTTTCTGTTAGGCGAGTACAATATAGTGACAAAGAAACAAAACGAAAGGGATGTTTTCACATGGAAAATGTTAATGCTCCGTACACGATGGGTGCTAATGTGAACGCACCTTATATGGGTGCCAATATGCCTCACATGCCGGTTGCTCCTATGTACCACTGTCGTCCACGTCGAAACAATTTTGTTTTGATTGTGGTATTGTTTATTCTATTGATCATTGTCGGATGCAGCTGCAGCATCAAGTGGTAAACCATGGCTGATTCCGACCATTGGGTAAACACCTCATGGACGGAAGCCTGACACAGAGAAAAACTAAAAAAGGACGATGGCTCCACGTGAGCCACCGTCCTTTTTCCATCGTCTTATTTCATATACTTGTATTCCATCAAACTGTTCAGAATATAGATCTCCTGAAGCAATTCTTCTCCGACGTTCGTCTCCAGCACCTTTTTCCTCTCAAGCTCTTTATCTACCAGTCGCTTCACAGATAATACATCCGTTCCATCCCGCAGCACTTCTTCCTTCGAATTGAAACGTTTATGGGCGACAAGCTGCATG
This window harbors:
- a CDS encoding TetR/AcrR family transcriptional regulator, coding for MKTKQAIIQNALQFFAVHGYQGASMALIAKESQITKSSIYSYFNSKEDLYLAVLDHLLEFHYEYWDRRKKSIRKTNTKKALSDILYTAYTTSNKEKFISIFWQTALIVPPIDLKDIIDDKLKLAKKVVVTYLESIFQMGIETEQIAPEHEPFYLASAYYCLLEGATLSHVYDAVPEKEQLLQTIFDTFWRGLEPTNTNSNLTTK
- a CDS encoding HD-GYP domain-containing protein, with the protein product MKNNKEQMDSHLLYLYSPPIKKLLCKLKKHHEESYEHSIMTTTMYYDFCRFSSLNECLTIKFLRSVLMRDIGNLLLPPSMLDHQHALTRYDSTLIKKHPEYSLNIVSQYPEIDIDPRLILHHHENINGTGYPTQLTHHSIPDSAKIVRIIDAYTNMSSMNTHTSNFTYVQYLSNLKSYVNIHFDSEYLSLFSLFIENQSQTEQRDHSFVN
- the sda gene encoding sporulation histidine kinase inhibitor Sda, with product MRELSDQMLRKTYIQAQKLELRPDFIELLNQEILRRKLSCYDRTSLLGGSDSSSESQKNNV
- a CDS encoding FAS1-like dehydratase domain-containing protein; translation: MKTGDVYTWKRTFTNEEVLEFGRISGDQGRHHVEPDDEGRLMVQGLLTATIGTKIGGDLHYIARDMVSEFLRPVFTGDTITCEVTLEKVFQAEGHKKVEMKSVYRNQKGKEVLIGSSHGITRD
- a CDS encoding GNAT family N-acetyltransferase, whose product is MGKEGNEQVLTLDILPLHKAVEDEARNLILAGFLERFGFIDHSLNPDLKDMMGTYSKEGHVFFVALDDGELVATGAVTKEGHRVGRIERMPVKGAYRRRGIAQRMLTKLEDAARSSKYERLVLETNNSWESAVRLYTSNGYHLVSDDGQRFHFEKNLAT
- a CDS encoding NOB1 family endonuclease, which translates into the protein MSEIKVGQSIQERCTSCYHNVLKVIKVVPKEFEDKTAYVVWTQCPECGNNDHQLTQRDA
- the brnQ gene encoding branched-chain amino acid transport system II carrier protein, translating into MKQKNSFSTYAVIGTMLFGLFFGAGNLIFPIQLGQMAGTSFWPALIGFLVTAIALPLMGILAIVLSGSQGLNDLAGRIHPLFGISFAVILYLTIGPFFAIPRTATVPFVVGFEPFIQPEQTQLWLAVFSFVFFALVYYFSLNSAKVMDIIGKYLTPTFLLFLSILIITAIVKPMGNFGAPTGDYASAPFMTGFTEGYNTMDALGGLALGIVVITAIRHMGITDTKAIAQTTWKSGIFAMVLMMLIYGLIAYMGASSVAVVGNLENGGLTFAAVAEHFFGPYGAILLAIIIVLACLKTSIGLIIACSEFFHTIYPKISYKTFVLILSLMSFMIANFGLTNIIQYAIPVLMFLYPMAIVLILLGLSSKLFNHKRTVYAGAMMLTVFVSTIDGYNALLGTIPGAANPLLESVSEFYSMYLPLYEIGLGWMLPALIGAVLGYFWREGKRTESPVLAHSGY
- a CDS encoding glycoside hydrolase family 31 protein codes for the protein MKKKQRTKNVGRSLATVTVATTLLLPAVIPESNVQAVADTYPEKELDKAAAMQQKLMVQSVETVEDGVKIVLSDNYKAHIKLKTDDVAKISILKQGEEEKETAAITENDWDTPNFEMEEDDETISVSTDEITVKISKKPFGIKFLDSEGNVINQDNQEYGAGYEEGKPYVFKDTSNEEAFYGFGEQAGDLNRRGDSMGMWNNDAYNYKEDTKYLYTTIPFFIGLKDEKAYGIFFDNSHRSYYEMASESDDYYYFYANDGQLSYYFAYGPEIQDVLTRYSQLTGTMQRPPKWSIGLHQSKWGYETADEIKGIVEKYREKDIPLDGVHLDIDHMDGYRNFTWGEDFTEDPAAFNQWLEDKGVSSVAVSDPGIKVDEGYYMYDEGTTNEYWAKNPDGSPYVGEVWPGDSVFPDFAKENVRDWWAESHRRIFDAGVDGIWNDMNEPAVFDTPTKTQPLDVQYGDMLHSEFHNMFAHYEAMSSDKAFDILKPNKRPFVLTRDMYAGSQRYSTLWTGDNESSWESMRLAIPMNNNVGLSGVPFVGNDIGGFAKRPSPELFARWIEFGVFVPFSRIHADNGSTVAFDPDAKDIPGQEPWQYGEEVEAISKKYIEQRYKLMPYLYNAFVEASENGTPVQQPLVYQFHEDENTYDINQQFMFGSSLMIAPVVEEGATSRDVYLPEGETWVDYWTGEEHEGGQTINREADLGTLPLYVKKGDIVPHRNVQKHTGEKPLENLILDTYLDDESTYTFIEDDGETEDYKNGEFNQTAFHVKRKGKHVEFTSNQEVSNYDSALETYTLKLNNENMPRKVQAASTKYKEVDSEDEVKNNENTYYYDEENGTTFVNVPVDETKKVKIFFHNDKKTAKGKNKN
- a CDS encoding protein-glutamine gamma-glutamyltransferase, which gives rise to MIQVSGMPFQPGDSWKADTTETTIIEALQKTPNLYSFSSEKELMFEVKSRKNIIVSAKEMDEGESTFATFRTARCNPEYWQLTTAGGFLLRRQVSPADAIRDIFKNSAQYKFECATACVINYYHGLLKTMGTSSFNTLFPNLYLYSWHTDDDLGLYSFFANHYIPGDVVYFNNPDVGPSTPWFRGVNAIALGDDVFFGHGFSIRTEGKMIEGLNTKRRPDSQQSAYLSGLITRPSLQSLARFSAGRTIHKTRPFLVHHNKTSVSFRQYLYELIYKPKY
- a CDS encoding YjcZ family sporulation protein — its product is MENVNAPYTMGANVNAPYMGANMPHMPVAPMYHCRPRRNNFVLIVVLFILLIIVGCSCSIKW